In a single window of the Gossypium hirsutum isolate 1008001.06 chromosome D02, Gossypium_hirsutum_v2.1, whole genome shotgun sequence genome:
- the LOC107939059 gene encoding receptor-like protein 13 isoform X2 has protein sequence MMMMEWKWLRLIRMAVMLLVLEGCRWCTTDACLEHERIALLHLKPFFNYGNQLQSWVEVKGSDCCKWKRVECNTTTRRLIKLSLNSTRWFDNMGYDMDNGNLNAWYLNTSMFLPFEELKSLYLSGNAIGGDLENEGFGKLSSTLSNLEILDLSYNYLNDSILLSLSELSSLRYLDLSYNQFEGSSHPRGFQLLSRLNNLETLDLSWNSLKNSILFHMRNLSSLKTLRLRRNQLKGRLDHIQGLNNLTNLKYLDLSDNSIESISNQDGTQWRLTNLEELDLSNNLFRNNTISFPQGLSSLKSLTLYNNSLQGSLDTKDLEAFINLRELYMGYNELKDLVIHQENKGLRNLKVLFLYHAFTDGSIPLQNLVESFSSVKAFHLQYNYLNMTLATQELNVSSNVEELYFDGSTLNTNILQSIGVFASLKTLSLHDCGLIGPLPNHGWCDLRNLEVLDVSGNALEGMLPHCFSNLTSLRELHISANRFQIPLSFAPFANLSNLKVLSGDENKMVMEPSFYTSVPKFQLTSISLSKCITSQQLNLELPTFLYYQYDLRYVDLSHNNFSGTVPTWLLENNTKLEVLILMGNSFTGPLSFSSALISNVSSIDISENKLQGQIPTSICSTFPHLWRLFLSKNAFEGNIPLCLSVMKDLSFLDLSNNQLYGKVPEELIAKGSLTILRLSNNKLSGNVVPVVLNSNGVQNLYLDGNNFSGEMTNVDLSTFEFPNSIREIDLSNNKLHGKLPRWIGNASFLERLALSNSGFEGSIPMEFCKLNRLEFLDLSQNHLSGSIPSCFNPPNIEHVHLHGNRLRGPLSLAFYNSSSLVTLDLRGNNLTGNIPKWIDTFSSLSVLLLKDNHFHGKVPIQLCKLHSLSIIDLSQNMFSGPIPSCLGNLSLPMQTKKILDIGIYRQSTEEDESTRIMIANLGPDSYYPYSYFEEVIEFTTKSGFYSYKGDILSYMTGIDLSCNNLTGHIPPELGNLSEIHSLNLSHNKLTGVIPSSFSKLHQIESLDLSYNNLSGEIPNQLVELNSLEVFSVAFNNLSGSIPEPKAQFGTFIENSYEGNPFLCGVILHKSCSKTDSPSTISTVSEDKGEDGLIDTYDFCVSFLVSYVVVLLTIFVVLYINPYWRRAWFSLVGKCITTCHYSNVGNSYLSHFQAMCLATQIAI, from the exons ATGATGATGATGGAGTGGAAATGGTTAAGGCTTATTAGGATGGCAGTAATGTTGTTGGTGTTAGAAGGATGCAGATGGTGTACTACTGATGCTTGTTTGGAGCATGAGAGAATCGCTCTCTTGCATCTCAAGCCTTTCTTCAATTATGGTAATCAATTGCAAAGTTGGGTTGAGGTGAAGGGTTCAGATTGTTGTAAATGGAAAAGAGTTGAGTGTAACACCACCACTAGGAGACTCATAAAACTCTCCCTTAATTCTACAAGATGGTTTGACAATATGGGATACGACATGGATAATGGGAATCTCAATGCCTGGTATCTCAATACCTCTATGTTTCTTCCCTTTGAGGAATTGAAGAGTCTTTATTTGTCAGGAAACGCCATAGGTGGTGACCTTGAAAATGAAG GCTTTGGAAAACTATCATCCACATTGAGTAATTTGGAGATCCTTGACTTAAGTTACAATTACTTGAATGATAGCATTTTGTTATCTTTGAGTGAGCTTTCCTCTCTCCGGTATTTAGACCTATCATACAACCAATTTGAAGGATCAAGTCATCCAAGAG GTTTTCAATTGCTTTCAAGACTCAATAACTTGGAAACTCTTGATTTAagttggaattctttgaagaaTAGCATTTTGTTCCATATGAGAAATCTTTCATCCTTGAAGACTTTAAGATTGAGACGTAATCAGTTGAAAGGAAGGCTGGATCATATTCAAG GGTTGAATAATTTGACAAACTTGAAATACTTGGATTTAAGTGACAACAGCATTGAAAGCATCTCAAACCAAG ATGGAACACAATGGAGGCTAACAAACTTAGAGGAACTTGATTTAAGTAATAATCTCTTTCGGAACAACACAATTTCCTTTCCTCAGGGGCTTTCAAGCCTAAAGTCTTTGACTTTGTACAACAACAGTTTGCAAGGCTCATTAGATACTAAAG ATTTGGAAGCATTCATCAACTTAAGGGAACTATATATGGGATATAATGAATTGAAAGATTTGGTGATCCACCAAG AAAATAAGGGATtgagaaatttgaaagttttgttTCTTTATCACGCTTTCACCGATGGAAGCATTCCATTACAAAATTTAGTGGAGTCTTTCTCATCAGTTAAAGCCTTTCATCTACAATACAATTATCTGAACATGACTCTGGCTACTCAAG AATTAAATGTGTCGAGCAATGTGGAGGAATTATATTTTGACGGATCTACTCTCAACACCAACATTTTGCAAAGCATTGGAGTATTCGCTTCTCTTAAAACATTGTCTTTACATGATTGTGGACTTATCGGTCCCTTACCTAATCATG GATGGTGTGATCTAAGGAACCTTGAAGTGTTGGATGTGAGTGGGAATGCACTTGAGGGGATGCTTCCTCATTGTTTCAGTAACTTGACATCTCTTCGTGAGTTACATATTTCAGCAAACCGTTTTCAAATTCCACTATCATTCGCACCATTTGCAAACCTTTCAAACCTCAAAGTCCTTTCCGGTGATGAAAACAAGATGGTAATGGAACCTTCCTTTTATACCTCAGTCCCAAAGTTTCAATTGACCAGCATCAGTTTGTCAAAGTGCATTACATCTCAACAACTCAATCTTGAACTTCCTACCTTCCTTTACTACCAATATGACTTGAGATATGTGGATCTTTCTCATAACAATTTCAGCGGAACAGTCCCAACTTGGTTGTTAGAAAACAACACAAAGTTAGAAGTTCTCATCTTGATGGGTAATTCCTTTACTGGTCCTCTCTCATTTTCGTCAGCTCTTATTTCTAATGTATCTTCAATTGACATATCTGAAAACAAATTACAAGGTCAAATTCCGACTAGTATATGTTCAACTTTTCCACATTTGTGGCGGTTATTCTTATCCAAGAATGCTTTTGAAGGTAATATCCCACTTTGTTTAAGTGTCATGAAGGACTTATCATTTTTAGATCTATCAAACAATCAATTGTATGGAAAAGTACCAGAAGAGTTGATCGCGAAAGGCTCACTGACCATTTTGAGACTATCAAATAACAAGCTCAGTGGAAATGTAGTTCCTGTGGTTCTCAACTCAAATGGGGTGCAGAATTTATATTTGGATGGAAACAATTTTTCAGGAGAGATGACAAATGTTGATTTGTCTACTTTTGAGTTTCCAAATTCAATAAGGGAAATTGATCTTAGTAACAACAAGTTGCATGGAAAGCTCCCAAGATGGATAGGGAATGCATCGTTTTTGGAGAGATTAGCTTTGTCCAACAGCGGTTTCGAGGGTTCTATTCCAATGGAATTTTGCAAGTTGAATAGGTTGGAATTTTTGGATCTTTCCCAAAATCATTTATCTGGATCTATACCGTCATGTTTTAATCCACCAAACATAGAGCATGTCCACCTCCACGGGAATAGACTGAGAGGTCCACTATCACTTGCTTTTTATAATAGCTCCTCTCTAGTGACTTTAGATCTTAGAGGAAACAATTTGACAGGTAATATTCCAAAATGGATTGACACATTTTCTTCTTTGAGTGTTCTTCTCTTGAAAGATAATCATTTTCACGGTAAAGTTCCAATTCAGTTATGCAAGTTGCATTCTTTAAGCATCATAGATCTTTCTCAAAATATGTTTTCTGGTCCTATACCTTCTTGTTTGGGAAATTTATCTCTTCCAATGCAAACGAAGAAGATTCTAGACATTGGGATCTATAGGCAATCTACAGAAGAGGATGAATCAACACGCATTATGATAGCAAATCTGGGACCGGATTCTTACTACCCTTACAGCTACTTTGAAGAAGTAATAGAGTTCACAACAAAGAGTGGGTTCTATTCGTACAAGGGCGACATCCTTTCATATATGACTGGGATTGATTTATCTTGCAACAACTTAACTGGTCATATCCCACCAGAATTAGGGAACTTGAGTGAAATCCATTCTTTAAACCTTTCACACAATAAGTTGACCGGAGTTATACCCTCGTCATTCTCAAAACTTCATCAAATTGAGAGTTTGGACCTTTCTTACAACAACTTGAGTGGTGAAATCCCCAATCAATTGGTAGAGTTGAACTCTTTGGAGGTTTTCAGCGTGGCATTTAACAACTTGTCAGGTAGTATTCCCGAACCAAAAGCTCAATTTGGGACCTTTATTGAAAATAGTTATGAGGGAAATCCGTTTCTTTGTGGAGTTATATTGCATAAAAGTTGTTCCAAAACCGATTCACCATCAACGATATCAACTGTATCAGAAGATAAAGGAGAAGATGGTTTGATAGATACTTATGATTTTTGTGTGAGCTTTTTGGTTTCTTATGTAGTTGTGTTGTTGACAATTTTTGTTGTCCTCTACATAAATCCATATTGGCGAAGAGCTTGGTTTTCTCTAGTTGGGAAATGCATTACCACCTGTCACTACTCAAATGTGGGCAATTCTTACTTATCACATTTTCAAGCGATGTGTTTAGCTACTCAAATTGCGATTTGA